The genomic segment CACCCAAACTGTCATAGACAAGTACACAGCCTGAAATTAAAAGTTAAAAAGCCGGATTCCGAAAGGGGTCTTTGAAAAGCTTGAGCCGTAAGTAGGGAAACTTACAAGCCCGGTTCTTAGGGGGATGCGTGGATTGGTAACAATCCTTTGGGCTGGCAACAGCCCCCATCTACCCCATACGTGTTAAGTTAAGAAATATTACCAATATAATCAATATTCTATTTACAAGTTTTATTATTTTGTTATAATGGCATAACTAAAATTATAAGGAGACTATGCCATGGATACAAGTGAAAATATCAAATTAAAACTTTCTGAAATTCTTACTCGCGAAGAAGTTAATGCAATAGCCAAAAAAACCGGTTTTTTTCAAAGAACAGGCAAAATATGTCCATTTGATTTTTTAATGGTACTGATTTTCAGATTAGCAGTTTCATATCCTCCAGCATTAAGATTAATGGTGTCGTTTCTTGAAAAAAATGTCAGCAGATCCGGTTTACATCAACGTTTTTCTGAAAAAGCTGCCGAATTTGTTAAATGCTGTTTGCAAACAATTATAGCAAAACAAACAATGAAAGACCAGCCTGTTTCTATAAAACTACTGGAGCCTTTTAACCGGGTAATAATTCAGGACAGTTCGAGTTGGGATATATCTCCCCAATTAAAAGAAATATATACCGGAGCAGGCGGAAGTGCTTCAAAAGCAAACTGCAAGCTTCAATTTTGTTATGACTATAAAACAGGTTCCATCATATTGCTTGAAGATACCAAAGGCACTGAACCAGATCAAGCACATGGAAAACAAATAAAAGATATTGTTAAAGAAAATGACTTAATCCTGAGAGATCTCGGATATTCATCATATGAGACATTTGCAGATATTGCACAAAAAAAAGCATATTTTTGTTCACGCTTTCTCACGACATCAGATGTTTGGGAACTCATAGACGGCAAATATGTCAAAGTGGATTTTGAAAAAATTTTTAAACAAAATGATGCCGGTGTGGAATTAAATGTATTTTTAAAAGGTAAAGGAAAAGACCAGTATCTTCCGATTCGTTTGATTGCTTTCCCTGTTCCTCAGGAGATCGCAAATCTCAGAAGGAGCAGATTACATAAAAACGCTGCTAAAAAAGGACGAACCTGCTCTCCCAAGGGTTTATTTTTGTGCGACTGGTCAATGTTTATTATAAATGCTTCTGAAGATTTGATTCCTTCAAAAATGATTCGCACTCTTTATCGCATTCGCTGGAGCATCGAACTGGTTTTCAAAAACTGGAAATCAATTCTTAAAATTCATGTCAGCAGTGTGCGAAAAAATCACTGGCGGATTAAATGCGAATTATATGCAAAATTGATATTGGCAGTCATGGTTCATTCAATTCATCAGAAAGTACATTATTCTACCTGGACAATAAAGAAAAAAGAAATCAGTTTTGATAGTCTGTGGAAATATATTATTGCAAGAGCAGAATCATTGCACGGAGCTGTCAAGAAATCCGCATCTGAGTATGTCGCCATAATAAATTCATCGCTTCCTTCAATCATAAAAGTTTGCGAAAAATATCATCAGCCATCACGAAAAACAACGCTGCAAATGATAGACGAGATGATTGGTGATGTTCAACATTTTAAAATTATAGGAAAAAAT from the Desulfonema limicola genome contains:
- a CDS encoding IS4 family transposase — translated: MDTSENIKLKLSEILTREEVNAIAKKTGFFQRTGKICPFDFLMVLIFRLAVSYPPALRLMVSFLEKNVSRSGLHQRFSEKAAEFVKCCLQTIIAKQTMKDQPVSIKLLEPFNRVIIQDSSSWDISPQLKEIYTGAGGSASKANCKLQFCYDYKTGSIILLEDTKGTEPDQAHGKQIKDIVKENDLILRDLGYSSYETFADIAQKKAYFCSRFLTTSDVWELIDGKYVKVDFEKIFKQNDAGVELNVFLKGKGKDQYLPIRLIAFPVPQEIANLRRSRLHKNAAKKGRTCSPKGLFLCDWSMFIINASEDLIPSKMIRTLYRIRWSIELVFKNWKSILKIHVSSVRKNHWRIKCELYAKLILAVMVHSIHQKVHYSTWTIKKKEISFDSLWKYIIARAESLHGAVKKSASEYVAIINSSLPSIIKVCEKYHQPSRKTTLQMIDEMIGDVQHFKIIGKNCLT